One window of the Lepidochelys kempii isolate rLepKem1 chromosome 23, rLepKem1.hap2, whole genome shotgun sequence genome contains the following:
- the LOC140901869 gene encoding alpha-1B-glycoprotein-like produces MASALTVLFLEPSYPKPNISLSPSWGVSLGGAVAIWCRGQHRGMRFVLNKEGRRLQTVASKGLEAVFPISNVSREDRGSYSCSYQNRSEPFAMSSPSDPVDLAVTDPSLPRPSISLSPTGVTAPGADITIRCQGQRRDVRFFLHKAGDLNPPRHMDPAGDGAKFRIPTVGRQHGGSYGCSYRPRSEPFVSSQPSHPVQLVAAGESGPLAPPCLTSHIIAGASAAAAGLLLFLVAFLCFRKTRASKCPTQRGKG; encoded by the exons aTGGCGTCTGCTCTCACCGTCCTCTTCCTCG agcccagctacCCCAAACCCAACAtctccctgagccccagctgggggGTCTCCCTGGGGGGAGCTGTGGCCATCTGGTGTCGGGGGCAGCACCGGGGCATGCGGTTCGTGCTGAATAAAGAGGGACGCCGTTTGCAAACTGTGGCTTCGAAGGGGTTGGAGGCTGTGTTTCCCATCAGCAACGTGAGCCGGGAGGACCGGGGGAGCTACAGCTGCTCCTATCAGAACAGATCAGAGCCGTTCGCCATGTCGTCCCCCAGCGACCCCGTGGATCTGGCGGTGACAG ATCCCAGCTTACCCAGACCCTCCATCTCTCTGAGCCCCACTGGGGTCACCGCCCCAGGGGCAGACATCACCATCCGGTGTCAGGGGCAGCGCCGGGACGTGAGGTTCTTCCTGCACAAGGCTGGAGACCTGAACCCGCCGCGACACATGGACCCTGCTGGGGACGGGGCCAAGTTCCGCATCCCCACCGTGGGCCGGCAGCACGGAGGGAGCTACGGCTGCAGCTACCGGCCCCGGTCAGAGCCCTTCGTCTCCTCGCAGCCCAGCCACCCCGTGCAGCTGGTGGCAGCAG GCGAATCGGGACCTCTGGCACCTCCGTGTCTGACCAGCCACATCATCGCCGGGGCGAGCGCGGCAGCCGCCGGCCTCCTCCTCTTCCTAGTGGCCTTCCTCTGCTTCAGGAAAACCCGAGCCAGTAAGTGCCCCACCCAGAGAGGAAAGGGTTAA
- the LOC140901868 gene encoding uncharacterized protein, producing MAAVAGGRLDPGSQLTLNGAVLGLLLSHPGGIPLRDLGRLFHQHHGRRLDLPRHGYRSLPQLLGDRKELVVLDEEGKEPWVRCRHAACDLLPETKPPKRRRHHPRIHKEAPPERQHPGAPKAAPRPWNSCHHLAAPPDHPPAGSAPGHQASTWLPRGVSLSHFPSSRLPVAAPPQPPLLIFTNQSRGLAAYQGAALNSPAQAPSRLPRPTRPASPQLDPLMAERAELEQNVAWVLRGHPGGISLFRFRQAYGAAYSHPFPLDSTASAKEQLAAMPGVVRVEGWGVQTMLFPVCPQELPSEEIGTCWESGGVGGEGPSQGLNLGSEGLCSLSYESGEESSPVGQAGLERDGAEQGQGAWAARSGGLSRGG from the exons ATGGCAG CTGTTGCCGGGGGGCGGCTGGATCCTGGCTCGCAGCTGACCCTCAATGGGGCTGTGCTGGGGCTGCTGTTGAGCCACCCGGGGGGCATCCCCCTGCGGGATTTGGGGAGGCTCTTCCACCAGCACCATGGCCGGCGCCTGGATCTGCCCCGGCACGGCTACCGCTCGCTGCCCCAGCTGCTGGGTGACCGGAAGGAGCTGGTGGTCCTGGACGAGGAGGGCAAGGAACCGTGGGTCAGGTGCCGGCACGCAGCCTGCGACCTGCTGCCGGAGACCAAGCCCCCCAAGAGACGCCGCCATCACCCCCGGATCCACAAGGAGGCGCCACCCGAACGGCAGCACCCAGGGGCTCCTAAAGCAG ctcccaggccTTGGAACTCCTGCCACCACCTGGCTGCACCCCCGGACCATCCACCGGCCGGATCTGCCCCCGGCCACCAAGCCAGCACCTGGCTGCCCCGAGGTGTCTCGCTGAGCCACTTCCCCAGCTCCCGCCTTCCTGTGGCTGCCCCCCCGCAGCCGCCCCTGCTAATCTTCACCAACCAGTCACGGGGTCTGGCAGCGTACCAGGGGGCAGCCCTGAATAGCCCCGCGCAGGCCCCCAGCcggctgccccgccccacccgcccagccagcccccagctgGACCCTCTCATGGCCGAGCGGGCTGAGCTGGAGCAGAATGTGGCGTGGGTCCTGCGGGGCCACCCCGGGGGCATCTCCCTCTTCCGCTTCCGCCAGGCCTACGGTGCCGCCTacagccaccccttccccctggACAGCACGGCCTCGGCGAAGGAGCAGCTGGCGGCCATGCCGGGGGTTGTCagggtggagggctggggggtgcagacGATGCTCTTCCCGGTCTGCCCCCAGGAGCTCCCCAGCGAGGAGATTGGTACGTGCTGGGAgtcgggcggggtggggggagaaggaccATCccagggattgaacctggggagCGAGGGCCTCTGCAGCTTGAGCTATGAGTCCGGGGAGGAGTCCTCGCCTGTGGGTCAGGCTGGGCTTGAGCGGGATGGAgctgagcagggccagggggCCTGGGCTGCGAGGagcggggggctcagcagggggggcTAG